GGGGATGATCATGACGAGCCCCGGCAGCATCATGGTCGCCAGGTAAAGAAAGAATATCCTGTCCCTGCCGCGCCACTTCAAACGTGAGAAGCTGAACGCCGCCAGTGCGCTTGTCAGGACCTGCAGAAATGTCACCCAGCCCGCTATGAACAGGCTGTTCCAGTAGAACCTGGCGAAAGGAATGACCCGGAACACCTCCAGGTAATTGCCCCATTGCGGTTTCGCGGGAAGCCACGTGTCGAAATCGACCTCGTTCAGGGTCTTCAGGCTGGCCAGAACCATCCAGACGAAGGGCAGCACCATTGCCAGACCCAGCAGCGCCAGCAGCAGGTGGTAGAGTGCCTGCCTAGTCGTTGACATAACGGTTGCCGAATCTGACGTTGATGACGGTCATCAGTAAAACAAGGGCGAAAAGTGCCCAGGCAACGGCACTCGCGAAGCCAAGCCTTCCCGTCTCAAATCCTTCGATATAGATGAAGTAACTCAGGGTTGTCGTGGCCCCCGCCGGCCCCGTGCGTCATGGCACGCGCCATCTCGAAACCACCCTGAAGGCCGTGAATGATACTCATCACAAAAATAAAGAACGTAAAGGGTGCCAATTGCGGCCAGGTCACGTGCCAGAAGCGCTGAATGGGACTGGCACCGTCGATCTCGGCCGCCTCGTAGAGTTCAACCGGGATATTCTTCAGGCCGGCGAGATAGAGTATCATGTTATTGGAACCGATCGCTGCCCAGAGCGCCATGATCATGATCGACGGTTTGGCCCAGTGGAAGTCAATGAGCCAGTCCGGGGGATGCAAACCGTCAGCAGCCATGGCTGGAAGATGCAGCGTAACCCGGGCAAACCCGATCAGGATGAAGGCCAGCACCATCAGGCCGAGTGAAAACATGAGGTTCTCACCCAGTCGGTAGGCGGGGGCGACCCTTCTGCCAGCCATGCCGTTTCCTTTGCGAAACAACCCCTTTCCGATGACAGCGAAGGAGGTCAGGAGCATGGTCAGGCCGAGGCGATGGGAATCCAGCCAGAAGACCGACAGAACAACAGGAAGCAGGATCAGCCCACCGGAAACCACCGTCGTTACCACTCCGGCATCGCGGTCCCGCAGGTTGGCGAAAATCACCCGGATGCGCCAGCAGACAAGAAGCAGGACAAGCGCACCAAGGAAGACATATCCGGCATCGCCCATCCAGGCAGGAAACGCATTCACCAGAACGGCGAACCATTCAAGAAGGGGGTGCAGGACCGCGTTGATGGGGCCGGAATGCGGATTGTAGAGTTTCTTCCAGAGGATGAAGGTCGCCACTCCGGCGGTGAAATGGGGCGTGTAGAACAAGGTCCGGTGCACCACCGTGCCACTGAGCACACCCATCACCAGGATGCCCGAGACCATGACCGCGAGCAGCATCCAGACCGCCGAGAGCCCGAATCCCGCCGCGACCAGGATCAGACAAGCCCCGAGCAAAACTGCGCCGGCCAGGAAGAACCCCCTGACCCGCCGATTGACGGGCCGCGGGTCCCTGTTCAGCAGCAGAGCCGCCATAAGGCTGCCGGCAATGGAGAACGGAATGCCGATCATCAGGAAGAGGGTGTTGCCAAGATACTGCCAGAAGCGCGGCTGCTCGAACAGAGTCCGGAAATTCTCGAGCCCAACCCACTGCAACGGGTGGTCCTTGAACATGTTGTGCAACTGCACGTTCCAATTCGAGAAGGCCAGAATGAAGCTGGCCACCAGTGGAACCATGATGAAGACGCAGAACCCGATTATATTCGGCAGGAGAAAGGCGATGCCCGTCAACTCGTTGTGGAACTTTTGATACCACTTCATTGGACCACGTCCCCTTCCCTCACCGACCCCATGTCCTGGTAATAACGCCTGTGAAAGGGATTGAAGAGCCAGGCTTCCGGAATCGGCAGCCCGTCCCTCTTGAGATCTTCGATCCTCTCCTGGATCCGCACCCGTCGTTCGTATTCAGGCATCAATGAGGGCCGCTCCTTCAGGCTGCGGGTGATCTCATCGTTGATGCGCTCCTGCACAAGGCTTGCCGCTTGAGCGGCGCTGATCTGGTCGGCGATGAAGGACCGATAGGTGTCCACTTCAACCCGCCGCCCGATCTCCGGCAGGATAAAGGGACTGCTGGAACGGCTGATGGAATGTTTCTTCATCGCCTCCGCGTAGGCCTCGTGGACTCGCCACTCATTGGGGAATTCCGGCGGACGGAGGAATTCCTCACTATCCAGGAAGTCCGGATTGACCGGCAGGGCGTCACCGGTCTCCACGATCATCCGGTTGTGGGTGTCGCTCGCCAAGTATTCGAAGAATCGATACGCATGCTCCTTCTTCTCCGACTTCGTGTAGAGGCCAACGGTTCCACCGGCCACCCGGCAGTTGATATACTCGAAATGCGGCATGAACGAAGCCGAGTAATCCTGCCTGCCATAGTTTCGCAGGCGAACCAGCGCGAAACGCCCAAGATTGAGCATGGCGTAGTTGCCGCGGGCGAACAAAGCCATGCTCACACCCAGACCGCTTCCTTCCACAGCAAACGTGCTCTCCTCCTCCGGTCCGGGCAGAAGATGGTCCCTGAAGATCCACTGGTGAACCTTCTCCAGAACCCGGATATAGCGGGGATCATCCAGACAGCATGCCGTCAGGGTTTCATTGTAAATGGACAGGCCCAGGCTTCGCATCAATTCATAGCGCTCGACCGAATTGGCAAAGAAGCGGCGCTGCCGTTCGCCCGGCAACCGATTCGCCGCGACGTAGCGACGCCCCCACTCCTCGAAGGTCTCAATATCCCAGGCCCTCGGCGGAATCCCGAGCCCGGCATCCCGAAAGGCTTCCACGTTGACCAGAAGCAGCGCAATCGAGGTACTCGCCGGGTAGCCCCATTGCCGACCGTCAATCATGAAATTGCTCCGGATCGACTCGAAGGTGCTCTCTGGACCAAAGCCATATTGCCGGGCCGGGCCGGTCAAGTCGGCCAGAATGCCCGTACTCTGCATGAGGTAGGTCTGGTCCGCATAGTTGTCAAAGAGATCGCCCCCCACTCCCGATATCCCCTGGATGAGTTTCTTGGACGGATCGTTGTTCGCGGCATCAATGCGCAAGTGGACGGGAGGGTATCCCTTTTCCACCAGCCAGTTTTCAAAAGAAGCCACCTGTCTGTTCCGTATGGGGCTGTTCGTGGTAACCCAGAAAAGAGTTGGAACATCGCTGAGATGCGAGGGTTGAATCCACCAGGTGATGCCGCCGGCAGCGAGGAGGAACACAAGCAGGCAGAAGAAAAGGCGCTTCATCTGAAAGAATATTCAAGGCATGCGCCAGCTGGCGAAATTCACATCTCCTTTTGAAACAAATGACCGGAAGCTCGAAGGAACGGCTTGTGTGACCCGGAAAAGCAAATGGTTCTGGCTTTCATGCTTACGGGACTGGATTGATGAGGATCGACCGGGCAGAGGCAATTGATTTGTTTCAATTGGAGTTGATTTTTGTTTCTTAAAATGATTCAGAATACAACAAGAATCGAATAACCTGCATCCACACCAACCCGTGAGACAACCTTCCAAAGAACACCAGGCCTTCGAACACATGATCCGGCGCAAGATCGCGAAGGAAGGATTCGCCCCGGGCACCCCTCTCCCGCCGACGCGGGATTTCGCCCGGGAGACCGGCTTGTCCAATTCCATGGTCTACCGTGTTCTGCTGAAGCTGGCTGACGAGAATATCATCCACCAGCACACCAATGGGCGCTTCTATCCCAGCACGGACGACATCACCGGTCGACAGACCGAACAGTCCTTTGCCTGCCTGCTCCCACGAATCGACGTCTGGAGCACGGCTCTCCAGGGAATCCTGAACGGCCTCACCGAGCGATCCCGTCACTATCGGCGGGGCACCCTGCTCTTCCATGAGGACAAGCTGATCCAGCAGGACGCCATCGGCGAAAAGCCGGTCTATGCCAGCGTGACGGAACAGCACGCTATGCTGGACGCCTTCCTCAAGCTGCATGGAGAGAAATGCGAAGGGATCATTTTTGACAACATCTGGGCCGACGCAGCGATCGAGCCGTTCGCGAAGGAGCTCAAGAAGGCAGTCATCATCAATCGCACGACCCAACTGCCCTTCGCCTCGTGCGTTTGCGTCGACTACCGTCTTGGATCCACCCTTGCCCTGAGCCATTTTCTCGCCGCCGGTTTCGGCCGGATCTACTTCATCACCTCCTACGAGGACTCCTACGTAAAGGAACTCAGGGCAACACTCCTGGAAACGGCCCGGGAGATCGGAGCGACTCTGGATGAATCGCATTGTCTGGTGGTGAGCGATTCAAAGACACGAAGGGAAGTCCTGCAGAAAATCTGCAAAGGTCGCGCGCGAACCGGGATTTTCTGCCCCGAGGAGAATCACGCCCAGCTCATTCAGGCGGAAGCACGTCTTTTGGGAATCGACGTACCGGGCAAGCTGGGGATACTTTCCGGCACCGGCACCCCAACCGCGGAGGGCGCCCATCTGAGCACCTTGAGCGTCGACTTTGCGCTGATCGGGATCCGCGCGGTTGATCTTCTGAGGGCGGAAGCTCCCGCGGAGGAAATCATCACCCCGAAACTGATCCGGCGCGAAACCACATGAAGTCGGTGATCCGCCCGATCGGGGGAGTCCCGAACCGCCAGATCCATCTCGATTTTCACAACTCGCCCGCGATTTCCGACATCGGGGCGGACTTTGATGCAGCCGCCTTTGCCGCAAAAGCATCGGCGGCGGACGCGCAGAGCATCACCCTCTTTGCCAAGTGCCACCACGGCATGTGCTACTACCCGACGCACTGCGGCACGCCACACCCGGCACTGAAGGGGCGCGATCTGCTGGGGGAGCAAATCGAAGCACTCCACCGCCTGGGAATCCGCTGCCCGCTTTATCTCACGGTCGGCCTTGATGAACAAGCCGCCCATGCTCACCTGGATTGGCGGCAATTGACTCGTGAAGGTCATTCCATACGAGCCAGGCCAACCCTGGGAGACGATCTGCTGGCCGGCGGATGGTACTTCATGAACTGGCTCCATCCCGACTATCACGGATTGATCGAGACCCACGTCCGGGAACTGCTGGGCAGCTACGAGGTGGACGGGATGTTTTTCGACATTGTCGTCTTTGATCCTTCGGGCGGCTGGTCTCCCAAAGCCGCCGAATTCCGTCTGGCCCACGGCCTTCACCGCGAAGATCCGGGAACATTCGACCGCTTCCAGGTCGCCGCACAAGAGCGATTTGCCAGGCACTTTATCCGCCTTATCAGGAATACGAACCCGAAAGCGAGTGTCTTCTACAACGCAGCGGCGGTCCTGACCACCGAAAGCAACATGGGCATCCGGATGCGAGCCCGGGAGCAGACTCATTACGAGATTGAATCCCTCCCGACGGGCCATTGGGGTTACCATCACTTTCCGCGCATCGCGCGCTTCGTGGCAGGCATGGACTTGCCGTGGATCGGACAAACCGGACGATTCCAGAAAGGCTGGGGCGACTTCGGTGGAATCAAGCCGGTTCCCGCCCTCGAATACGAATGTTTCAGAACCCAGGCTCTCGGAGGAGCCATCGGCGTCGGGGATCAACTTCTCCCCAGGGGTCAGTTCGATCCGGATGCGATAAAGCTGATTGGTGAAGTATTCCAGAGGGTGAAGGCGGCTGAACCGTTCTACGAGGGCGCGGAGCCCTTGTTTGACATCGGCGTTTTCGCCGCCGGTTCGCCGGGGTGCGATTGGCCGGTCATCCAGAGGAGCGAATCCGGTGCCGTGATGCTGTGTCAGCGATCCCGGAGAAATCCCGTCCTGCTCGATGATGCCGCGGCGTTTGAGTCGCTTCCGGCAGTGATCCTTCCGGATGAAGTGAGAGTTTCCGATTCGCTGGCAAAGCGATTGAGGGACTATTATGAAAACGGAGGGAAACTGGTCCTTTCCTTTCGATCGGGTTTTGACGAAGCCGGCAACTGGAAGCTTGGCTTCCTTCCAATTCGTCCAGGTTTACCTTCAGGCTCCAAACCAACCTACTGGAGGACGACCCCCGAACTCTGCGAACGATGGTCGCACTCCGATCGGGTGGTGTACTCGGAGGGTATGAACACTCATCTGGAAGCGGGCGCGGAAATCCTGGTTCAGCGTGTTCTTCCCTGTTTCCAAAGGACGGACGCGCAGTTCAGTTCCCACTTCCAGGCTCCGCCCCGGCCGGAGGCAGATGCCAATCCGGCGCTGATTGCCGGGAAGGGTTTCCTCTACTTTGCGGATCCCGTTTTCCGTGAGTTCCGCCAGAGCGGCCAGGTTTATCTCGGCGATATCTGGTGCGAGTGCCTGCACAGACTGCTGGGTAGTCCGCTTCTGGATGTCCACCTGCCGTCCTCCATCGATGCCATTCCCCTGCGAAAGGGTTGCGATCTGCACTTGACACTGCTCCGCTACCTGCCGGTAAGAAAGCGCTTGAGATTGATATCATCGATGAACGGCTTCCATTTGACGGTGAGTTCCTTTCCTTTTCTCGCCCCCGGAGAAATTGATTCGATTTCCAGACAACTGGGAACTCGAGCCAGTAGACGGGAAGGGCTTTCGTCTGGAAGGCCACGGTCGTCTGTTGCTCCGTGCACCCGGCTATTTCGGTTGATTGGCCGGGTGAGGAATGTCGCCTGCCCCAGACAACTGAACCATTGCCAATCGCTTGGTCCGCCTCCCTTCGTCCCTTAGTCGCTTCGCATAGTCGAACCCAGGAATCGAAGTTATGAAATGCGGTAACCATCATCCGCGCACGAATGTTCATGAAGCAGGTGCCGGGCTGCAGCCTGTCTGCCGACAAATCAGGAGCGCTTCCGGCCCTTCTGTCCCTATCGATTGCGGTCAACCAGGACAAACGCCCGGCGGATCACCGGCACCAGCTCTCTCGCGCCGTTCCCTGGATAGTTGGCGTTCAGGACTGCCCTCGCTTGAGGTGCGTATTCCCGGCAACGTGTGACTAGCGCCTGGGTCAGGACCATCACACCGCGAATCGGTCGGCCGCCGATTGGATAGGGTCGCGGATCATTCGATCCAGCAAGAGTCGGCACGGCCCGGGGATGAACTCCGTCGAGTTCGCCATGCTTGAGTCGCCAGCGGATGTTGGCTACTGTGTCTCCTCCCCATCCGAAATTGGCGGCATTCCAGCCGTGGAAACATTGCCTCCAGTGATCCAGGAGTTCCGGGTAGTCGGTGGCACCCCAGCGGCGGGTTATGGAATCGCCCACAAAACAGACATCGATCCCGCCCTGCCGGGCCTTTTCGACCAATTGCGCGTGGGCCAGCCGCGAGTTCTCGTCCGTTCGGGGAATGGAGGGGGCCGAGATCATCGGTTCAATTTCCGCGCCAAAGCCGGTGATCGCCTAATACGACAGTTCAAAGCGCGTGGCGCCGTCCGGAATTCTGCCTGAAGGACCGCCGACGATTTGAACCTTTGCGTCGCTCAGGGTGCCATCGATCTCGAAGATCACCCTGTTTCCTTCCCGCTCGGCGGCGACTGTCGCGCGGACATTCCCTTTCAGGTCGAACAATTGGCAGGTGGCACGGGTGCCTTCGACAAGTTCATAAACTCTCAGGGAAACGCCCGTGGCATAGTCATAATCGGGTCGATCGTCGCGGTCTCCGATTGCCAACAGGGAGCCTGGCCGCACGTATAGCGGCAGTGAGAGATACCCGTGACGTTCGCGGATCCAGCGTGCGCCTTCCCGCACTTCGCCGGTCAGCAGGTGTGTCCACCGACCACGGGGCAAATAGTAGTCGACCACACCGTCTTCCGCGAAAACCGGTGCGACGAGGAGGGATCCTCCCAGCAGGTATTGGCGCTCGAGGGTTTCACAGGCCGGATCTCCGGGAAACTCCAGGAACATGGCGCGCAGGGTCGGGATACCCCCGCAGTGCGCCTCAACCGCCGCCGACCACAGATAAGGCATGAGGGTGCACTTCAGTTTGGTGAAAAAGCGCAGGACGTCGCAGGCTTCCTCGTCGTAGACCCAGGGCACACGATAGCTGCTGCTGCCGTGAAGCCTGCTGTGGGAGGACAGGAGGCCGAAGGCAGTCCAGCGTTTGTAGACGGAGGCCGGGGAAGTCCCCTCGAAACCGCCGATGTCGTGACTCCAGAAGCCGAACCCGCAGAGGCTCAATGAAAGTCCGCCGCGCAGACTCTCGGCCATGGATTCGAAGGTCGACCAGCAATCGCCGCCCCAGTGGACGGGAAAACGCTGACCGGACGCGTAGGAGGAACGGGCGAAGAGAACCGCTTCGCCCTCGCCGTGCGCCTCGCGAAGCAAGTCGAAGACACATTCGTTGTAGAGGACCGAGTAGAGGTTGTGCATCTTCTCCGGGTCTGCACCATCGTGATAGACGACATCTTCGGTCGGGATGCGTTCGCCGAAATCTGTCTTCAGCGTATCCACGCCCATCTCGAGCAGGCGCCGGAGATGCGAGGCATACCATGCGCGCGCCTCGGGATTGGTGAAGTCGACAATCGCCATGCCGGGCTGCCAGAGGTCGGTTTGCCAGACACTGCCGTCGGTTCGCCTGATGAAATACCCTTTCCCTGCGCCCTCCGCGAACAGTCTCGAGCGCTGTCCGATGTAGGGATTGATCCAGACGCAGATTCTCAAACCCCGATCGTGGAATCGTGAGAGCATGGCGGCCGGATCGGGAAAAACCCGCGGATCCCACTCGAAATTGCACCAATCGAATTCGCGCATCCAGAAGCAGTCGAAATGGAAGACATGCAGCGGGAGATCCCGTTCACGCATGCCCTCGATGAACCGGATGCAGGTCGCCTCATCGTAACTGGTCGTAAACGACGTGGACAACCAGAGCCCGAAGGACCAGGCAGGCGGTAGAGCCGGGCGGCCGGTGAGTGCGGTCAGGCGACCCAGCACCTCCCTGGGCGTGGGACCGGCAATCACAAAGTATTCGAGACTCTCGCCCGGGATGCTGAACTGGATGCGGGAAACCTTTTCCGAGGCCACCTCGAAGGAAACGGGCCCGGCTTCGTTGACCAGCACGCCGTAGCCCCTGTTGGTCAGGTAAAAGGGAACGCTTTTATAAGCCTGCTCGCAGGCGGTCCCTCCGTCTTTGTTGGTGTTCTCGACAACCTGGCCGTTCTTCACAAATGCCGTGAAGCGTTCGCCCAGGCCATAAACGTTTTCGCCAACCCCGAGAGAGAGTTGATCGTGGACAAACGCTTTCCCATCGGCTCGCCGGATATAGCCCATGCCGCGGGAACCGCTCGTGGTGAGGACCCGACCTTCGGACTCAAAGGAAATCCCCCAACCGTTCCTGCGCCTGACCCGCGCGGAAATCGAACCGGAACAAACCTGCTCCCATTCCTCATCGCGCCCGAAGGAAACCGCGGCATTGCCTTCAGTCTGGAGGGGAATGGTCGGGCCGGACCCTGTCCCTCCCTTGAAGTGCTCGATTCGCACCCGGATGACACCTTCAAGCGGCGAGTTGAGCGTGACCGTGAGCAAGGGTCCCTGAAGCGTGTCGCCGCGGTGCTTGATCGGGCGGGTCGGCGCATGAATGACCAGGCCATCCGCCTCCTCGCTGATGTCATGGGCTTCCGCCGGGTAATGCGCGGTGATTCCGGGCTGGTGCAGCCATTGGCCGTCGGTGAATTTCATGAGGATCCTTGAGCGCTCATCTGTCCGGAGGTTTCAACCAGGATGACGGTGCATGCGAAACCTGCAGAATCCGATGCCACCGTGCAAATCGTTTCGGCTTGGCCTTCAGATCCTGCCATAGGCACGCAGCGTCGACAGAGCGTTCACTGTGAGGATGGACCGCCATTCCCAGCGAGCCATTTCACTCGGTGGATCCCAACTGATCGGCCATCCACCGTCTTCTGCCTGGGCCGCTGCCAGGTCGTCCAGATGAGCTTCAAGCTGGGCATTGGAGAACAGTCTCCGGCAGAAGGAATCCGGTGACGGTGCAAAAGCGAGCGGTGTCAGGCCATATCCTGAAACGGGTGCATCTGCGTTGTAGCAACCGGCTGTGGGGAGTTCCCGGGCCAGTTTCTCGAACAGAGCCTCCGCAGTTCCTGAATGCAGCCTCTCGAGCAGACAGAATGCCGTCAGGATCGTATGCGCATCGGAAAACCGTGTAACGGCCATCAGCCGGACGCAGGCCTCGACAGCCGGCCCGAGCCATGGGTGTTCAATCCCCTGCCAGCTGGCCAGGCCGACCAGCCCGATCAACCGATCCAGGGACGGCGTCTCTCCAGTCGAAACGATCCAATGAGGCGCCCGGGGGTAGTTGCGCGCCGTCGGCAGGATGGCGGGAATGCCGTCTTCGAGACTCGCATGCCGCTGGAGGAAATCACAGACCCGGGTTGCGATTCCGGGGGAACGGAGACCGCAGTCATGGAGCAACTTCAGGCCGAACTCGATAAAAAGGGGATGGCTGTCCGGTGCCCGCAGATCCGGTTCCAGAGCGTATCCGAAACCTCCATCTTCATTCTGATATGACCCGATGATCCGAACGATACGATCTGCCGGCCCGCCACCGAAGCGATGCTCGAAGACGGCTCGTTCAAGCGCCCGGGCATTCCGCCATATGAAGTCGGTTCCTTTTTCGAGTCCGGGTGCCATCGATTCAACTAATTGCCCTGAGTCAAACCTGGGGCACCTCCGGCCCGGATGCGAGACATGAATAATCGGACTGACCGTAGAACCTTTCCCGCCAGTGTGCCGCCGAATCCGCTTTTCGAAGCTCGAGCTCCGGCATTTGAGGTTGGCTTGGCTTGCAGATCCGATTCACTCCTCGTCATGAAGTGGACCGAAGAAAGCCTTTCCTCCCTACCCACAGCCGGCGGATACAGGCTGCGGGGCGAAGCCATGACCCGGATCGAGGTCTTTTCGGACGCGGCCTTTGCCTTCGCCGTCACCATGCTGGTGATATCGTTGAGCTCGATCCCGCAGAATTTCAAGGAACTCACTGAGGCCATGAAAGGCGTTCCGGCCTTCGCCGCGAGCTTCAGCGTCATCATGGTTTTCTGGGTCACCCATCGACGCTGGAGCCGGCGTTTCGGACTGGATGACGGAATATCGACCTTCCTGACGCTCGCGCTTGTTTTCATCATCCTCGTCTATGTCTACCCCTTGAAGCTGATCATGAACATCATGTTCTTCGGTCTTTCGGGAGGTTGGTTTC
The Opitutaceae bacterium genome window above contains:
- a CDS encoding sugar ABC transporter permease; the protein is MKWYQKFHNELTGIAFLLPNIIGFCVFIMVPLVASFILAFSNWNVQLHNMFKDHPLQWVGLENFRTLFEQPRFWQYLGNTLFLMIGIPFSIAGSLMAALLLNRDPRPVNRRVRGFFLAGAVLLGACLILVAAGFGLSAVWMLLAVMVSGILVMGVLSGTVVHRTLFYTPHFTAGVATFILWKKLYNPHSGPINAVLHPLLEWFAVLVNAFPAWMGDAGYVFLGALVLLLVCWRIRVIFANLRDRDAGVVTTVVSGGLILLPVVLSVFWLDSHRLGLTMLLTSFAVIGKGLFRKGNGMAGRRVAPAYRLGENLMFSLGLMVLAFILIGFARVTLHLPAMAADGLHPPDWLIDFHWAKPSIMIMALWAAIGSNNMILYLAGLKNIPVELYEAAEIDGASPIQRFWHVTWPQLAPFTFFIFVMSIIHGLQGGFEMARAMTHGAGGGHDNPELLHLYRRI
- a CDS encoding extracellular solute-binding protein; the encoded protein is MASFENWLVEKGYPPVHLRIDAANNDPSKKLIQGISGVGGDLFDNYADQTYLMQSTGILADLTGPARQYGFGPESTFESIRSNFMIDGRQWGYPASTSIALLLVNVEAFRDAGLGIPPRAWDIETFEEWGRRYVAANRLPGERQRRFFANSVERYELMRSLGLSIYNETLTACCLDDPRYIRVLEKVHQWIFRDHLLPGPEEESTFAVEGSGLGVSMALFARGNYAMLNLGRFALVRLRNYGRQDYSASFMPHFEYINCRVAGGTVGLYTKSEKKEHAYRFFEYLASDTHNRMIVETGDALPVNPDFLDSEEFLRPPEFPNEWRVHEAYAEAMKKHSISRSSSPFILPEIGRRVEVDTYRSFIADQISAAQAASLVQERINDEITRSLKERPSLMPEYERRVRIQERIEDLKRDGLPIPEAWLFNPFHRRYYQDMGSVREGDVVQ
- a CDS encoding substrate-binding domain-containing protein, with product MRQPSKEHQAFEHMIRRKIAKEGFAPGTPLPPTRDFARETGLSNSMVYRVLLKLADENIIHQHTNGRFYPSTDDITGRQTEQSFACLLPRIDVWSTALQGILNGLTERSRHYRRGTLLFHEDKLIQQDAIGEKPVYASVTEQHAMLDAFLKLHGEKCEGIIFDNIWADAAIEPFAKELKKAVIINRTTQLPFASCVCVDYRLGSTLALSHFLAAGFGRIYFITSYEDSYVKELRATLLETAREIGATLDESHCLVVSDSKTRREVLQKICKGRARTGIFCPEENHAQLIQAEARLLGIDVPGKLGILSGTGTPTAEGAHLSTLSVDFALIGIRAVDLLRAEAPAEEIITPKLIRRETT
- a CDS encoding beta-galactosidase, translating into MKSVIRPIGGVPNRQIHLDFHNSPAISDIGADFDAAAFAAKASAADAQSITLFAKCHHGMCYYPTHCGTPHPALKGRDLLGEQIEALHRLGIRCPLYLTVGLDEQAAHAHLDWRQLTREGHSIRARPTLGDDLLAGGWYFMNWLHPDYHGLIETHVRELLGSYEVDGMFFDIVVFDPSGGWSPKAAEFRLAHGLHREDPGTFDRFQVAAQERFARHFIRLIRNTNPKASVFYNAAAVLTTESNMGIRMRAREQTHYEIESLPTGHWGYHHFPRIARFVAGMDLPWIGQTGRFQKGWGDFGGIKPVPALEYECFRTQALGGAIGVGDQLLPRGQFDPDAIKLIGEVFQRVKAAEPFYEGAEPLFDIGVFAAGSPGCDWPVIQRSESGAVMLCQRSRRNPVLLDDAAAFESLPAVILPDEVRVSDSLAKRLRDYYENGGKLVLSFRSGFDEAGNWKLGFLPIRPGLPSGSKPTYWRTTPELCERWSHSDRVVYSEGMNTHLEAGAEILVQRVLPCFQRTDAQFSSHFQAPPRPEADANPALIAGKGFLYFADPVFREFRQSGQVYLGDIWCECLHRLLGSPLLDVHLPSSIDAIPLRKGCDLHLTLLRYLPVRKRLRLISSMNGFHLTVSSFPFLAPGEIDSISRQLGTRASRREGLSSGRPRSSVAPCTRLFRLIGRVRNVACPRQLNHCQSLGPPPFVP
- a CDS encoding GDSL-type esterase/lipase family protein, yielding MISAPSIPRTDENSRLAHAQLVEKARQGGIDVCFVGDSITRRWGATDYPELLDHWRQCFHGWNAANFGWGGDTVANIRWRLKHGELDGVHPRAVPTLAGSNDPRPYPIGGRPIRGVMVLTQALVTRCREYAPQARAVLNANYPGNGARELVPVIRRAFVLVDRNR
- the yicI gene encoding alpha-xylosidase — translated: MKFTDGQWLHQPGITAHYPAEAHDISEEADGLVIHAPTRPIKHRGDTLQGPLLTVTLNSPLEGVIRVRIEHFKGGTGSGPTIPLQTEGNAAVSFGRDEEWEQVCSGSISARVRRRNGWGISFESEGRVLTTSGSRGMGYIRRADGKAFVHDQLSLGVGENVYGLGERFTAFVKNGQVVENTNKDGGTACEQAYKSVPFYLTNRGYGVLVNEAGPVSFEVASEKVSRIQFSIPGESLEYFVIAGPTPREVLGRLTALTGRPALPPAWSFGLWLSTSFTTSYDEATCIRFIEGMRERDLPLHVFHFDCFWMREFDWCNFEWDPRVFPDPAAMLSRFHDRGLRICVWINPYIGQRSRLFAEGAGKGYFIRRTDGSVWQTDLWQPGMAIVDFTNPEARAWYASHLRRLLEMGVDTLKTDFGERIPTEDVVYHDGADPEKMHNLYSVLYNECVFDLLREAHGEGEAVLFARSSYASGQRFPVHWGGDCWSTFESMAESLRGGLSLSLCGFGFWSHDIGGFEGTSPASVYKRWTAFGLLSSHSRLHGSSSYRVPWVYDEEACDVLRFFTKLKCTLMPYLWSAAVEAHCGGIPTLRAMFLEFPGDPACETLERQYLLGGSLLVAPVFAEDGVVDYYLPRGRWTHLLTGEVREGARWIRERHGYLSLPLYVRPGSLLAIGDRDDRPDYDYATGVSLRVYELVEGTRATCQLFDLKGNVRATVAAEREGNRVIFEIDGTLSDAKVQIVGGPSGRIPDGATRFELSY
- a CDS encoding TMEM175 family protein codes for the protein MKWTEESLSSLPTAGGYRLRGEAMTRIEVFSDAAFAFAVTMLVISLSSIPQNFKELTEAMKGVPAFAASFSVIMVFWVTHRRWSRRFGLDDGISTFLTLALVFIILVYVYPLKLIMNIMFFGLSGGWFPSEFDLSSSAEVAGLVVIYGAGFCALASIQLGLYLRVASLADDLCLSRLERILVKQEQLVWSVQATAGLLSAVLAWIFITSLGYLAGFVYCLIPIVIPLITWRTRREKQAVLTEVSTQPE